The following is a genomic window from Bacteroidia bacterium.
CCGTAGGGGGCGATAAACCCACCCCTGTGGTGGAGTACTGGAACAGGTGTGCATCAGGCAGAGTAGGAACACACTTTGTCATTGGAAAAAATGGGGAAATTGTTCAAACGATGGACTTACAGAACTGGGCAAGCCACATCAATTGTGATGGTAAG
Proteins encoded in this region:
- a CDS encoding N-acetylmuramoyl-L-alanine amidase; this encodes MLAFVISVAKENQKNQVMEETEIVFAPLKKHFKGDGTPKSQIVLHHTVGGDKPTPVVEYWNRCASGRVGTHFVIGKNGEIVQTMDLQNWASHINCDGK